A window of Mucilaginibacter sp. PAMC 26640 contains these coding sequences:
- a CDS encoding AAA family ATPase, with protein sequence MNNLPPLAERMRPKSLDDYVGQKHLVGPGAVLRKAIESGSLPSMLFWGPPGVGKTTLAYIISQSLFRPFFSLSAINSGVKDVREVIEKASILKEQGEILPILFIDEIHRFSKSQQDSLLGAVERGIVTLIGATTENPSFEVISALLSRCQVYILKPLEEQDLLDLIDKAKKEDVVLKNKNITVKEHEALLRLSGGDARKLLNIFELLVNAFDGKKIVLTNDVVLEHVQQNMALYDKTGEQHYDIISAFIKSMRGSDPNGAVYWLARMIVGGEDPLFIARRMLILASEDIGNANPNALLLAQSCFNAVQVIGMPESQLILSQTVIYLATSAKSNSATTAIGAAIALVRQTGDLPVPLHLRNAPTKLMKNIGYGKNYKYAHSFEGNFADLDFLPEAIRGTKIYEPGNNAKENESKEKLKKLWGDRYKY encoded by the coding sequence ATGAATAATTTGCCGCCATTAGCCGAACGCATGCGCCCCAAATCACTGGATGATTATGTGGGTCAAAAACATTTGGTGGGGCCTGGTGCGGTACTTCGCAAGGCCATTGAATCCGGCTCTTTGCCATCTATGCTGTTTTGGGGGCCGCCCGGGGTTGGTAAAACTACGCTGGCCTATATTATTTCGCAATCATTGTTCCGGCCTTTCTTTTCGCTTAGCGCTATCAATTCGGGTGTGAAAGATGTACGGGAGGTAATAGAAAAGGCCTCTATACTAAAAGAGCAGGGAGAAATTTTACCGATCCTTTTCATCGATGAGATTCACCGTTTTTCCAAATCGCAGCAGGATTCCCTATTAGGGGCGGTTGAACGGGGCATTGTAACACTGATCGGCGCAACTACAGAAAACCCTTCTTTCGAGGTGATTTCCGCTTTGCTATCCCGGTGCCAGGTTTATATTTTGAAACCTTTAGAAGAACAGGATCTGTTGGATTTGATCGATAAGGCGAAAAAAGAAGACGTAGTATTAAAAAACAAGAACATTACTGTAAAGGAGCACGAAGCGCTGCTTCGCCTTAGTGGCGGTGATGCCCGCAAACTGCTTAATATTTTTGAGTTGCTGGTAAACGCATTTGATGGTAAAAAAATAGTGCTCACCAATGATGTAGTGCTGGAGCACGTACAGCAAAACATGGCGCTGTATGATAAAACCGGCGAACAACATTATGATATTATCTCGGCCTTTATCAAATCCATGCGGGGCAGTGACCCTAACGGAGCGGTGTACTGGCTGGCACGGATGATCGTTGGCGGGGAAGACCCTTTATTTATTGCCCGCCGCATGCTGATCCTGGCATCAGAGGATATTGGTAACGCCAACCCGAATGCGTTACTGCTCGCGCAAAGCTGTTTCAATGCGGTGCAGGTGATCGGCATGCCCGAGTCGCAGCTGATCCTGTCACAAACGGTCATCTACCTGGCAACATCGGCCAAAAGCAATTCAGCTACTACCGCCATTGGCGCTGCCATTGCTCTTGTAAGGCAAACCGGCGACCTGCCCGTGCCGCTTCACTTGCGCAACGCCCCAACCAAGCTGATGAAAAACATAGGCTATGGCAAAAATTATAAGTACGCCCACAGTTTTGAAGGCAACTTTGCCGACCTGGACTTTTTGCCCGAAGCAATACGCGGAACAAAAATTTATGAGCCGGGTAATAACGCCAAAGAAAACGAATCGAAAGAAAAATTAAAAAAGCTCTGGGGCGATCGGTATAAATATTAA
- a CDS encoding 3-methyladenine DNA glycosylase: MPKQFTSATYHPICDELALMDPDFADVIQTHGYPPLWSRPNTFETLVHIILEQQVSLASALSALNKLRERVQEITPARVLLLTDAELRDCYFSRQKSAYVKYLAEAIIGGRIDLAAFEQMEDQEIRSSLCALKGIGNWTVDVYLMFVLKHPDIMPLGDLAVVNAMKRLKKLPRETSKEELMSIGEQWKPYRTVASMLLWHYYLSSPAPKRSKTKKQIL, translated from the coding sequence ATGCCAAAACAGTTCACCTCCGCTACTTACCATCCCATTTGTGATGAACTCGCTTTGATGGATCCTGATTTTGCCGATGTTATCCAAACTCACGGCTACCCGCCACTGTGGAGCCGGCCCAATACTTTCGAAACCCTGGTACATATCATTTTAGAACAGCAGGTATCACTGGCATCGGCGCTTTCGGCATTAAACAAATTGCGTGAGCGTGTACAGGAAATTACACCAGCTAGGGTTTTGTTGCTTACAGATGCAGAACTGCGAGACTGTTATTTTAGCCGGCAAAAATCTGCCTACGTCAAATATCTGGCAGAAGCAATCATCGGTGGGCGTATTGATCTTGCGGCTTTTGAGCAAATGGAGGACCAGGAGATTCGCAGCAGTTTATGTGCCCTCAAGGGCATTGGCAACTGGACGGTTGATGTTTATCTGATGTTTGTGCTGAAGCACCCGGATATTATGCCGCTTGGCGACCTGGCAGTTGTCAACGCCATGAAACGGTTGAAGAAGCTGCCCAGGGAAACAAGTAAAGAAGAGCTAATGTCAATTGGCGAACAATGGAAACCCTATCGCACCGTAGCAAGTATGTTGTTGTGGCATTATTATTTATCGTCGCCGGCTCCAAAAAGATCTAAGACAAAAAAGCAAATACTTTAA
- a CDS encoding asparaginase, with amino-acid sequence MKLIIHGGFFSESGTNQEVKKAKQDALHEIVVLGHKFLESHTAAQTVVYTVRLLEDCDLFNAGTGSQIQSDGKIRLSAALMDGKTQRFSGVINIEDIRNPICVAEKLMEYDDRVLSGSGACNFAKQNGFAYFNTEIPQRRKEYEKKLSDSIRLGTVGCVALDIYGDIAAATSTGGKGFEIPGRVSDSATTAGNYANAFAGISCTGVGEDITSGSVATKIVTRVTDGMPLSLATEKTLDEMKPYDGFAGVIGISNMGDIYHADTHPYMVWALHDGEVEVFE; translated from the coding sequence ATGAAGCTAATTATTCACGGAGGTTTTTTCAGCGAATCGGGGACCAATCAGGAAGTTAAAAAAGCTAAGCAAGATGCTCTGCATGAAATTGTTGTACTTGGCCATAAATTTCTGGAAAGCCACACGGCTGCCCAAACCGTTGTTTATACGGTGCGCCTGCTGGAGGATTGTGACCTTTTTAACGCAGGAACCGGTTCACAGATCCAAAGCGATGGTAAGATCCGTTTAAGCGCAGCGCTTATGGATGGCAAAACCCAACGATTTTCTGGCGTGATCAATATAGAAGATATCCGGAACCCTATTTGTGTGGCTGAAAAACTGATGGAGTATGACGACCGTGTGCTAAGTGGAAGCGGTGCCTGTAACTTTGCTAAACAAAATGGCTTTGCCTATTTTAATACAGAAATTCCACAGCGCCGGAAAGAATACGAAAAGAAACTCAGCGACTCCATTCGCCTCGGTACCGTTGGCTGCGTAGCACTTGATATTTATGGAGACATTGCCGCCGCTACTTCAACAGGTGGTAAAGGCTTTGAAATTCCGGGCAGAGTAAGCGATTCGGCAACAACGGCAGGCAATTATGCCAACGCCTTTGCGGGCATTTCGTGTACCGGCGTGGGCGAAGATATTACAAGCGGATCTGTTGCTACCAAAATAGTTACCCGCGTAACTGATGGTATGCCACTCTCGCTGGCTACAGAAAAAACATTAGACGAAATGAAACCTTACGACGGCTTTGCCGGCGTAATCGGCATCAGCAATATGGGAGATATTTACCACGCCGATACGCACCCTTATATGGTTTGGGCTTTACACGATGGTGAGGTAGAAGTGTTTGAGTAA
- a CDS encoding cyanophycinase, with amino-acid sequence MSSPKGKLVIIGGAVDMGSNVSVLEHIAQPHYIKFFEKGILRRIINESAKKEASLVEVITTASQIPELVGNEYTKAFNQLNVTHVNILHIKSREDATNPEYLDRISRADVVMFSGGDQLRLTAIFGGTQFLQILKKRYNEENFVIAGTSAGAAAASTHMIYRGQSNEALIKGEVQITAGLGFIDSVIVDTHFVQRGRIGRLLYAVATNPGILGIGLGEDAGLLVTEGSMMEAIGSGLVMLVDGTNIVETNVYDVEIGSPVSIENLKVHVMSIFDKYDLEQHKMIIKQAVKVEEGVFISTQDSSNDLLQ; translated from the coding sequence ATGAGTAGCCCAAAAGGAAAGTTAGTGATAATTGGTGGTGCTGTTGATATGGGCAGTAACGTAAGTGTGCTGGAACATATCGCACAGCCGCATTATATTAAATTTTTCGAAAAGGGGATCCTTCGCCGCATTATCAATGAATCGGCAAAAAAGGAAGCTTCTTTGGTAGAGGTGATCACCACAGCCTCGCAAATCCCGGAATTAGTGGGCAATGAATATACTAAGGCTTTTAACCAGCTGAATGTAACCCATGTAAATATTTTACATATTAAAAGCCGCGAAGATGCTACCAATCCGGAATATCTTGACCGGATCAGCAGAGCAGACGTAGTGATGTTTAGCGGGGGCGACCAACTGCGGCTTACCGCTATTTTTGGCGGCACACAATTCCTTCAGATCTTAAAAAAGCGTTATAACGAAGAGAACTTTGTAATTGCCGGCACATCTGCAGGCGCTGCTGCTGCATCTACTCACATGATTTACCGTGGGCAAAGCAACGAAGCGCTTATTAAAGGCGAGGTGCAAATTACAGCTGGCCTTGGTTTCATCGATTCGGTTATTGTTGACACGCACTTTGTGCAGCGCGGCCGCATCGGTAGGTTATTATATGCGGTAGCTACCAACCCCGGCATACTTGGAATTGGCTTGGGCGAGGATGCCGGTTTGCTGGTAACGGAAGGCAGTATGATGGAAGCTATTGGTTCTGGCCTGGTAATGCTGGTTGATGGCACTAATATTGTGGAAACTAATGTTTATGATGTAGAAATTGGCAGCCCGGTCTCTATAGAAAATTTGAAAGTGCATGTGATGTCGATATTTGATAAATACGATCTCGAACAGCACAAAATGATCATCAAACAAGCAGTTAAGGTTGAGGAGGGTGTATTTATTTCCACCCAGGATAGCAGTAACGATCTACTACAATGA